The nucleotide sequence CTGAAGGCAAAATAAAATCTATAGGAGTTAGCAATTTTTTTCAGGAGCATCTGGAGGCTTTATTTGAAACTGCCAAAGTTATTCCTGCTGTTAATCAAATAGAATTTCATCCTGGATATTGGCAACAGGAATTAGTTTCATACTGTAAAAAACAAAATATAACCCTGGAGGCATGGTCTCCTTTAGCCAGAGGAAAAGTATTTGAAAATGAAGTTTTGGAAGAAATCGCAAAAGCTCATAATAAATCGGTATCACAAGTTTGTTTACGATGGATAATACAACACGAGGTAATAGCCATCCCAAAATCTACAAACCCAGAAAGAATTCAGGAAAATATAGAACTATTCGATTTTGAACTAACATCGGCCGAAATGGAAAAAATAGATCATCTTCCAAAAATGGGTTTCAGTGGAGAACTACCTAACATTTGGCCAGATAAAGTTTAAAAAGTGCTTTAACTACAAACGAAGTCTTTTGAAATACGAGGAAATTTATAGCGCTTAAACAAGTGTCAAAAATTTAATTATTTAACATCTCTTTACGTAGCCTGCTTATTTCTTCGTATTTTGAAGGCTATGATCTTAAAGAAGTGTGCTTTTTTTATTGTATTTCTAATAATTTTGTTAGGTTGCTCCAAAGGAGATAGAGATTCTGCTGACGCAGTATTTGGAAGCAAACGTGAAGCTAAACCTTATAAGGTTTCTAAAGATCTTGAAGCCATAAAAGAAGATGGCGTTTTACACGCGATAACCATCTACAATTCTACAAGCTATTTTTTATATAAAGGAGTCCCTATGGGCTTCGAGTATGAGTTGCTATCGCGCCTCGCCAAAAACTTAGGTTTAAAGCTGAAAATCACCATTGCCGAAGATATTGATGATCTATTTGATATGCTGAACAATGGTAAGGGTGACTTAATTGCATATGGTTTAACCATAACCGAACCCAGAAAAAAGCTGGTGAGTTTTACAGAAAATCATTACGTAACCCACCAGGCTTTAGTACAACGAATGCCCGATAACTGGCGCTCCCTACCCGGCTATAAGATAGATAAACAACTAATTTCAAACACGCTAGAATTAAGCAACGATACCGTTTGGGTTAGGGAAAATTCATCTTATGCTGAAAGAATTAAAAACTTAGAAAATGAGATTGGTGCCGACATTCCGGTAGCGCATATTAACGGAAATGTCACTACAGATGAAATAATTAAAATGGTAGTGGATGGCGAAATCGAGAGAACAGTTGCTGATTACAATATTGCATCTATCAACAAAACCTACTACCCTATTCTAAATATTGATACCCGTGTTTCGTTTTCTCAACGTATAGCATGGGCAGTAAGACAGAATTCTCCAGAATTACTCAAGGCGATAAATAAGTGGATAAACAAAGAGAAAAAATCAGACGATTATTATGTGATTTATAATAAATATTTTAAAAATACCAGGTCTAACAGGAGTAGGATTAAAAGCGATTTTTACAGTAAAAACAGCAATAAGATTAGTAAATACGACGATATTATTAAAGAAAATGCTTCTAAATTAGGATGGGACTGGCGCTTCCTTTCTTCCCAGGTTTACCAGGAATCCAGATTTGATCCTACAGCAGAATCCTGGGCAGGTGCAACCGGCTTAATACAACTAATGCCGGCAACGGCAAAAGAAGTTGGTGTGAATAACAATTACAATCCAGAACAAAATATAAGAGGAGGCGTAAAGTATTTAGACAGGATGCGCGATAATTTTGAAGCTGTTGAAGATTCTATTCAAAAAGTAAAATTTACACTAGCCGCTTTCAACTGTGGTGCAGGTCATGTATACGATGCTATGCGTCTAGCTGAAAAACATGGTAAAAATCCCAATATATGGGACGAAAATGTAGAAGAATATATACTGAAATTAAAAGACAGGAAATACTACCTGGATGATGTGGTTAGACACGGTTTTGTT is from Salegentibacter mishustinae and encodes:
- a CDS encoding aldo/keto reductase, with the translated sequence MKKLILNDGQKLPTVGFGTYKSEGQEGIEAVSTAISNGYSLIDTAAVYGNEETVGKGIKASGASREDIFVTTKLWRENLGYESTKKEFEKSLTRLDLEYIDLYLIHWPANAKNYDNWQKTNADTWRAMEELQAEGKIKSIGVSNFFQEHLEALFETAKVIPAVNQIEFHPGYWQQELVSYCKKQNITLEAWSPLARGKVFENEVLEEIAKAHNKSVSQVCLRWIIQHEVIAIPKSTNPERIQENIELFDFELTSAEMEKIDHLPKMGFSGELPNIWPDKV
- a CDS encoding MltF family protein, which gives rise to MLGCSKGDRDSADAVFGSKREAKPYKVSKDLEAIKEDGVLHAITIYNSTSYFLYKGVPMGFEYELLSRLAKNLGLKLKITIAEDIDDLFDMLNNGKGDLIAYGLTITEPRKKLVSFTENHYVTHQALVQRMPDNWRSLPGYKIDKQLISNTLELSNDTVWVRENSSYAERIKNLENEIGADIPVAHINGNVTTDEIIKMVVDGEIERTVADYNIASINKTYYPILNIDTRVSFSQRIAWAVRQNSPELLKAINKWINKEKKSDDYYVIYNKYFKNTRSNRSRIKSDFYSKNSNKISKYDDIIKENASKLGWDWRFLSSQVYQESRFDPTAESWAGATGLIQLMPATAKEVGVNNNYNPEQNIRGGVKYLDRMRDNFEAVEDSIQKVKFTLAAFNCGAGHVYDAMRLAEKHGKNPNIWDENVEEYILKLKDRKYYLDDVVRHGFVRGREPYNYVRDIFLRYEHYKKFIEE